The Candidatus Polarisedimenticolia bacterium genome includes the window GAGCGAGACTTTTATCTGATCCATGCCACTCTAGAGATCGCCCGGCTGGAGGCGGGACTGATCCCGTCTCCACGTGGCCGGGAATTCGGAATTCTTCGGATCGAATCGACGGTTGGTAGGCGCGAGCGGATTTGAACCGCTGACCCCTTCCGTGTCAGGGAAGTGCTCTCCCCCTGAGCTACGCGCCTGTTCTCCGGCCGCCCGTCCCTGGAATCTCCGGGACGAAGGAGTCGGAATCACCGATAAGTGCTCAGTGTAAATGGGTTGCGCAGAGACTGTCAACCTTTCGGTCCGCCGCGCAAGCACCCTACACGCCGCCGGAGGATCATTGCGACCCCCGGCGTGGCTCGGGTATTATACGCATCGCGCCAGAAAAGCGACGGTGGAGAGCCGACAACATGCTGATCGTGATGGACAAAGGGGTGACCCAGGCCGAGCTCAACGCGGTGATCGACAAGATCGAGCGCATGGGCTACAAGGCCAACCCCATTCCGGGAGCGGAGCGGGTGGCGATCGGGATCACCGGGAACCAGGCCCCGCTCGAGGCGGAAGAATTCGAGGCGATGCCCGGAGTCAAGGAAGCCATCCGCGTCACCAAGCCCTACAAGCTGGTCAGCCGGGAGATGAAGGGGGAGGACACGGTCGTCTCCATCCGGGGGCGCGAGGTGGGAGGCCGGCAGCTGGCCATCATCGCCGGTCCCTGCGCCGTCGAGACTGAGGAGCAGGCGCTGGGCATCGGCGAGCTGGTGGCGAAAGCAGGCGCGAACTTCTTCCGCGGCGGGGCCTTCAAGCCGCGCACTTCTCCCTACTCTTTCCAGGGACTCGGGGAGCCGGGCCTCAAGATTCTCGCCAAGGTCCGCGAGACGACCGGATTGCCGATCGTGACGGAGGCGATGGACGCGGAAGGGGTGAGCCTCGTTGAGGAGTATGCCGACGTGATCCAGATCGGCGCCCGGAACATGCAGAACTTTTCGCTGCTGAAGCGGGTCGGGAAATCGAAGCTGCCGGTCTTCCTCAAGCGTGGCATCGCCGCCACCATGGACGAGCTGCTCATGTCGGCGGAGTACGTGGCCGCGGAGGGGAACTACCGGATCATGCTGTGCGAGCGCGGCGTGAGGACGTTCGCCGATCATGCCCGCAACACGCTCGACCTCTCCGTGGTCCCCGCGGTCAAGCACCTGAGCCATCTGCCGATCCTGGTGGACCCCAGCCACGGCACGGGCCGGCGCGATCGGGTCCCCCCGCTGGCGCGAGCGGCGGTGGCCGTGGGGGCCGACGGGATCATGATCGAGGTGCACGATCATCCCGACAGGGCCCTCTCCGACGGGGCGCAGGCCATGGTTCCGGAACAGTTCGCCGAGCTGGTGAAAGAGATCCGCGCCCTGGCCCCTCTCGTCTCCCGATCCTTATAGATAGAGCGAGCACGATCCATGCGCTTCGGAGACCTTCGCGTCGATCTGGTCCCCGCGGGGCGGTTTCGCCTCGACGGCGGCTCCATGTTCGGCATCGTGCCCAAAGTGCTCTGGAGCCGCGTCAGGGCGGCCGACGAGAAGAACCGCATCGAGCTCGCCGCCAATTGCCTGCTGATACGCGATGGGCGCCGCAACATCCTGGTGGAGACCGGGATGGGGGAGAAGTGGAGCGAGAAGGAGCGCGAGATCTACGCGGTGCGCTCGGAAGGAGGCGTGCTGGGCGAGCTGGGCCGGCGCGGCGTCGAGGCGGCGTCGATCGACACGGTCATCCTGACGCATCTGCACTTCGATCATGCCGGCGGCTCCACCATCTCCGACGCCGAGGGTCGCTTGGTGCCCGCATTTCCCAACGCCACCTACTGGGTTCAGGCGACGGAGTGGGAATTCGCCACCCATCTCAACGAGAGGACTCGCGCCAGCTATCTCGCCCGGGATTTCGAGCCGCTGCAGCGGGACGGACGGCTTCGTCTGATCGAAGGCGAGGTTGAGGTGATTCCGGGTTTGAGCCTGCTGCCGCTGCCGGGACACACCCCCGGCATGCAGGGTATCTTGATGAAAGGAGGGGGGCGCACGGCG containing:
- the aroF gene encoding 3-deoxy-7-phosphoheptulonate synthase yields the protein MLIVMDKGVTQAELNAVIDKIERMGYKANPIPGAERVAIGITGNQAPLEAEEFEAMPGVKEAIRVTKPYKLVSREMKGEDTVVSIRGREVGGRQLAIIAGPCAVETEEQALGIGELVAKAGANFFRGGAFKPRTSPYSFQGLGEPGLKILAKVRETTGLPIVTEAMDAEGVSLVEEYADVIQIGARNMQNFSLLKRVGKSKLPVFLKRGIAATMDELLMSAEYVAAEGNYRIMLCERGVRTFADHARNTLDLSVVPAVKHLSHLPILVDPSHGTGRRDRVPPLARAAVAVGADGIMIEVHDHPDRALSDGAQAMVPEQFAELVKEIRALAPLVSRSL
- a CDS encoding MBL fold metallo-hydrolase; translation: MRFGDLRVDLVPAGRFRLDGGSMFGIVPKVLWSRVRAADEKNRIELAANCLLIRDGRRNILVETGMGEKWSEKEREIYAVRSEGGVLGELGRRGVEAASIDTVILTHLHFDHAGGSTISDAEGRLVPAFPNATYWVQATEWEFATHLNERTRASYLARDFEPLQRDGRLRLIEGEVEVIPGLSLLPLPGHTPGMQGILMKGGGRTALFPADLVPTTAHVPIPYIMGFDSFPLTTLETKKRILATALRERWQLILVHETEHPVGTLREEGGRMAFEPSVEER